GATTTGGGGGACGCGTGGGGCGCTGAGGATGAATGCCGTCTACGAGGACAAAATGCGTGATACTCCCAAGTATCGCAGTCCGATCGCGAAACCGAAGGCGTGGAATCCATTGAAGAGGGCCAGGCCCGCTGACGGGTGCCTGTTCCATCTTCGAGCGTCAGCATGTCATGATTCCGGATTCCCCTAAGCACCAACGCCGCGTCGCCACAGTGAAACGTTGCCTCGCGATCAAAAGTGAGTTCTCCAGTGGCTGCGACTTCTGACCTCATCAGCGTTGTCAGTGAGGGTCGATCCTGGCCCTGAACCGGACAACTTCGCGTGCTGCTCCACGTCATGGTCGCTGAGCACACAAGAGGGTCCGTGTTTCACGTGAAACACGGACCCTCTCATTCACGCCGTCAGGCTGCCATCACTAGGACGGATTGATCACGTCCATGATGCGGTTCAGGTCGTCGACACTGGCAAATTCAATGCTGACGCGTCCCTTTCGAGCACCCAGTGTGATCTTCACATTCGTATCCAAGCGGTCGGCGAGGGAGGTTGCCAGGTAGTCCAACCGCTCATGACGAGCCGTGTTCCGAGGAGCTGCGGGCCTTTTCGGATCCGCCGGATCCTGGAAGAGCACCACAGCTTCCTCCGTCGCACGGACGGAGAGTCCCTCTGCGACAATCCGCTGAGCCAGGCGTTCCATCGCGGGCGCATCCGGAAGACCCAGCAACGCACGAGCGTGGCCGGCAGAAAGAACGCCGGCGGCCACACGGCGCTGAACCAGGGGAGGAAGCTTCAGCAAACGAATGGTGTTGGACACCTGGGGGCGGGAGCGACCGATCCGATCAGCGAGTTCTTCATGCGTGGCGCCGAAGTCCTCCAGAAGCTGCTGGTACGCCGCCGCTTCTTCAATGGGGTTCAGCTGACTGCGGTGGAGGTTCTCCAGCAACGCATCGCGCAACAGATCGTCGTCCGTGGTCTCACGGATGATCGCGGGAACCGTCTCGAGGCCGGCTTCCTGGGACGCGCGCCAACGACGCTCACCCATGACCAGCTCAAATCCGGATCCTTCAGGCTTCCGGCGCACCACGATGGGCTGCAGAACACCGATCTCGCGCACTGAGTGCACGAGCTCCGCCATGTCCTGTTCGTCGAACTCCTGGCGGGGCTGACGAGGATTGGGGGAGATGTCGCCGACAGGGATCTCAGCGAACTGGGCGCCGGGAACCGGCACCAGGCCATCCTGAGGATCGGTCGGCTCCGGAGCAGCGGGAGCCGCCGCCGACGTCGTGGAATCGGGAGTGGCGGATTCGGACGACTTCGGGCGCCGAGACTTGGCCGGCTTCTCCGCAGCGACAGCTGCACTTTCGGACGCCGTCTTCGAGGTGCGAGAGGGTGCCTTCTTCGCCGGGCTTTCCTCGGCCGTGACAGCCCTCGCAGAGGCCTTTCCGGCCTCCGGGGTGTCGGCAGCCTTCGCGGTCCGCTGAGCAGGCTTCTGAGGCTTCTCGGCAGCAGCAGCCTCCTGCACGTCGGCGTTCTTCTGCTCGGCCGCCGGGGCATCCTCCTGGACGCGGGTGCGCTGGGGAGCGGGGAAGAACAGGTCCACCGGTCGGGTGGCGGGTGCAGCATTGCCTGCATCAGCTGCGTTGGGGATCAAGGCACCCAGACCGCGGCCCAGGCCACGTCGCTTTTCACTCATGTGGGATTCCTCCCTCCTTCCGACGGCGCGAAATCAATCGCAGGGGATTTTGCTCTGACTGTTCCGCGTCACGCATCAGCTGCGCTCCGCGATCTCTGCTGCGGCTTCCAGGTAGGAAAGCGCACCACTGGAATTCGGATCATACGTCAGCACGGTCTGCTGATAGCTCGGCGCCTCCGAAATCCGCACCGACCGAGGGATCACCGCGGACAGGACCTCTTGTGGGAAGTGTTCCCGGACCTCCGCCGCCACCTGGGCCGCGAGGTTGGTCCGTCCGTCGTACATCGTCAGCAGGATGGTCGAGACGCGCAGGTCACCGTTGAGGTGCTTCTGGATCATCTCGATGTTCTTGAGCAGCTGGCTCAGCCCTTCCAGAGCGTAGTACTCGCACTGGATCGGGATGAGGACTTCCTGGGCCGCGCAGAAGGCGTTGACCGTGAGGAGTCCGAGACTGGGCGGGCAATCGATGAAGATGAAATCCAGACGTTCCAGACCCTGCTGCTCGCGATGCTTCGCGTACACATCGATCGCCCGGCGAAGCCGCTGCTCACGGGCCACGAGAGAGACGAGCTCGATCTCGGCGCCGGCCAGGTGAATGGTTGCCGGTGCGCACTGCAGCCGGTCGATGTCCGGGCACTCGGCCACGACTTCGGCCAGAGGAAGGTCGTTGATGAGCACGTCGTAGATCGAATCGACCTCGGCGTGGTGCTCGATGCCCAACGCGGTCGAGGCATTGCCCTGGGGATCGATGTCGATCACCAGGACGTTCAGACCAGCGGAGGCCAACGCGGCGGCGATGTTCACCGTGGTGGTCGTCTTCCCGACGCCACCCTTCTGGTTGGACACCGTGAAAATGCGAGTGGCCTTCGGCTTGGGCAGCACTCGGCCCGCGAGCTTCTCCCGCCTGCGCGTCTCGCTCGCCAGCTGCCGCGCGATGGGGCTGGACTCGTCAATCGAATCGATCACAGTACTCGCCTTCTTGGCGGGCGTTTCACGTGAAACGCCTTCCTTCGATGAATTATCAACCGAATTAGGTTTCTTAGGCGCGGGTCGTGTCGGGACGCTTCGAACCTCCGTGGAACGTGCGGAACCCAGCTGAACGAAGGGCGGGATCCGGTGCACGGTACTCTCGCGTTCACTCACGGGACACACTCTTTCTCCTGGAAATCTCTCCGACCGACTTCTAGCCTAACTGCTCGACCCTCCGGCCGACGGGCGGGCTTCACACAGCGCGCGCCCCCGACACCACGCCGGACGGTCTCCCGGACGGCGTCGGCCGAGGTCAGTTCTCCTTGCCGACCTTGACCCGGACCACCGTCGTCGACTCCTCCAGGAGGCCCTCGCCGCAGATCACGATGTCCGTCTTCACGGCGCCCAGTTTCCTGAGCACCTTCTGAGCCTTCTCGATCTCCTCCTGAGCACTCCGACCCTTGATCGCGACCAATTCCCCGCGGCCCGCCAGCAGCGGCAGGGTGAGGCGGGCCAGCTTGTCCAGCGCGCTCACGGCCCGCGCGGTCACCACCGTGAAGTCCTCCAGGCCGACGGCGGCCTCCGCGCGGCCGCGCCAGACCACCACATTGTCCAGCCCGAGATCATCGATGACCTCCTGCAGCCAGATGCAGCGGCGTTCCAGCGGCTCGATCAGCGTGAGTTTCAGGTCAGGCCGGGCGATGGCGAGGCAGAGACCGGGAAGGCCGGCGCCTGATCCGACATCCGCCACCACGGCGTCCTCAGCGATGCAGGATTCGATGACCGCGCAGTTGAGGACGTGCCGGCTCCAGAGCCGCGGCACCTCACGCGGGCCGAGCAGACCTCGTTCGATGCCCGACGTCGCCAGGTGTTCCACGTAGCGCTCGGCGAGCGGCAGACGGTCGCCGAAGATGCGCTGCGCAGCCTCCCGCTCACCGTCGGTCAACGTGGCATCGGCTGCGGACACCTCGGGGGCGCTCTCAAGGTTCTGTGCCGACTCGTCCTCGATGGGGGACATCCGATCCTCTCCTGATCTGATTCCGGTGGGCCGACCGCGGCCCGTGCTCACCTGTGGGAAAAAACGACCCGCCCGGTCCTGAGGGCCGGGCGGGTGAGAAGTCAGTCTGCGCTGACCACGATGTGCCGTCGGGGGCCTTCACCCTCGGATTCGCTCACGAATCCGAGTTCGGCCACCGCGTCATGCACGATCTTGCGCTCGTAAGCGCTCATCGGCGCGAGGGCGACGCGGCCGCCGTCGCTCTTGACGCGATCCACGGCGTCCTGGGCGATCTTGGAGAGCTCCACGGTGCGGCCACGACGGTAGCCGTTGATGTCCAGCACCAGGCGCGAACGGTTCTCCGTGGCGGACAGGACGGCCAGGCGGGCGAGCTCCTGCAGAGCCTCCAGCACTTCGCCGTCCTCGCCGACCAGGTTGTTCAGGCCGTGGTCGTCGCCGTCGGCCTCGATGGAGATGTAAGTGCGGCCGTTGCGGACCTCGATGTCGATGTCACCATCGATGTCGGCGATGTCCAGAAGTTCCTCGAGGTAATCCGCGGCGACGTCGCCTTCCTCGTCAAGACGGTTCACATTCTCCGGAGCCTCGGTCACGGCGGTCTCCTCGGCGGGCGTCTCTACACTCACTTCTTCTTCTTCCGGTTGTTCTTGCGGCTCGGCTGGTAACGCTGTCCCTTGGGCTTCTCCGGCTCGGCCGGGATGTCCTCCGGGGCGACCTTCTTACCCGTGGTGACGTCGATCGGGGCCAGACCCTTGGCCTTGCGGCGCTCGTTGAGCTCGCGGGCCGCCTGGGAACCGGGGGTCGGCATGCGACGGATCACGTAGAACTGCTGGCCCATGGTCCAGAGGTTGGAAACCGTCCAGTAGATCAGGACACCGATGGGGAAGTTGATGCCACCCACACCGAAGACCACCGGCAGGATGTAGAGAAGCATCTTCTGCTGGCGCATGAACGGGCTGGCCAGAGCCTCTTCGGACATGTTCTTGGCCATGATCTGCTTCTGGGTGATGAACTGCGAAGCGGTCATCGCCAGGATCATGATGATGGACAGGATCCAGACGGACACCCCGCCACCGTGCAGCAGCGCGGAGGAGAGCGGAGCACCGAAGATGGAGGACTTGTCGAACTCGACGACGTTCTCGTGGCTCAGGGCGCTGATGCCCTCGCCCTTCTCCTTGGCCTGCGAGATGCCGGACAGCACCTGGAACAGCGAGAAGAAGAACGGCATCTGGATCAGCATGGGGAGACAGGCCGAGAACGGGTTCGTGCCGTGCTTCTTGTACAGGGCCATCTGCTCCTGCGCCATCGCCTGGCGGGAGAGCTGGTCGGTCTTGCCCTTGTACTTCTCCTGGAGCTTCTTCAGATCGGGCTGCAGAAGCTGCATGCCGCGCTGAGCACGGATCTGCTTCACGAACACCGGGATCAGGGCCGCACGGATCACGACCACCAGGCCGATGATGGACAGCGTCCAGGTCCAGCCGGATTCACTGGGCAGGCCCAGGAACGTGAAGGCTTCGTGGAAGCCCAGCATGACAATGCTGACCAGCCATTTGAAAGGCGCCAGTATCGCCCCAAAGATGTCCATGATGTGTCCCTCAATCAGGCCGCGGAGCGGCGCTCTTCTTCAGTGGTCTTGGCTGCTGCCGGGCCCGGCTCGGCGTCCTGAGGCAGGTAATCGTGCGGATGGTTCAGCATGATGATCCGCGGAACCCGGTCCACCGGCCAGGAACGTCCGCCGCTCGGCACCGGATCCAGACCGCCCTCGCTCCACGGGTGGCAGTGGCACAGGCGCTTGCCCGCGAGCCAGCCGCCCTTGACCGCACCATGGACGGTGACCGCTTCCAGTGCATAGGCGGAACAGCTGGGGAAGTACCGGCACACCTGTCCGTAGAGAGGCGAGACCGCCAGTCGGTACAGCTTGAGCGCACCGATCAGGATGTTCCTCGGCAGATCGATCACACCGCGGACGACGGCGGCGGCCACGTTCACGCGCGAACCTCGCCGGAGGCGGTGTCCGCGCCCGCTCGCTCGCGCGTGTGCGCGGCAAGACGGCGCTGCGCCACGGCGAAGGCCTGTTCCATGTCCGCCACGAGTTCCTCCCAGTCCGCCTGTGCCGCCGCCGGCAGGGATCGCACCACCACATCGATTCCAGTGGGGTGTTCCTGCAGCAGACGGGCACCGATCTCCCTCAACCTCCGCTTAACGAGGTTGCGGACCACTGCGTTCCCGACGGCTTTCGAAACGATGAAGCCGAAACGTCCGGAGGCGTCCGGTGACGAAAGGCACGCAGATAGAACTAAGTTCCGGCGCCCTACACGGACACCGGAACGAAGTGTGGTGGAGAAGTCGGCAGGAAGCCGCAGGCGGTTCTGTGCGGGAAGCACTCTGTCGCCAGGCCTGGCTCGGGTCGACTAGTCGGCTTTACGCCGAGAGCTCAGTGCGGCCCTTGCCACGGCGGGCAGCCAGGATGGCGCGGCCTGCACGGGTACGCATACGAAGACGGAAGCCGTGCTTCTTGGCACGACGGCGGTTGTTCGGCTGAAAAGTCCGCTTGCTCACGGTGGTTGCTCCAGTTGTTTGACGGGACGCGTCTACCTGGATCGCGGGGAAGCAAAGGCTGACGCAAAGTTTGTACTCACCCACGGAACGAACGGAACGGCTGGCTGCCATGTTCGCCCCTGTTGTGTGGGCGTGGACCCCCCATGAGGACATAGGGGACTAGTCAACGTTAGGGCAGGCGGGAGCAGGGCGTCAAATCTAGAGCATACCCACACCCGTCCACAGGGGAGTGGACAAGAAGCTGTGGAAACTGTGGATGAGCGGCATCCCCGGCCATTCCGCGGAACCACATCGATGTAATTATCCACAGGCCGGAGGCTGGCTATCTTCTGGATTTTCGATCGTCTACAGTGTCTCAGTAGCCGTTTTCCACCGATTGTGCATAACACTGTGGAAAAGTGCGGTCCATCACGACGGTACAGCGCGGCACGACGTACGGGAACCCCAGAGTCAGAAAGTCACGGTGCGCATGGACGAGAGCAATCACGCAGACACGGTCGGTGGTCCCTGGCGCCAGGTGGTCCATCTTCTGGAGCGGGATCCGCAGGTTTCCCCACGTCAGCGCGCTTTCGTCTCCCTCGCACAGGCTCAGGGCCTGGTCGGTTCCACCCTCCTGGTGGCCGTCCCCAACGAGATGACCCGTGACGTCCTGATCAACCAGGTGAAGGATTCTCTCGACGCCGCACTGCGCGAGGTCTTCTCCGACGAGATCCGCTGCGCGATCGACGTGGACGCCAATCTGTCCCCCGTGGCACCCGCGGTGCCGGCCGCCGTCGTGATCCCCGAAGAGCTGGACGTCGAGACGCCGGCCGCCGAGGTCCGGGCCCAGCCCACCCCGCCGAGCACTTCGCAGGAGTTCGGCCGGCTCAACCCCAAGTACCTCTTCGACACCTTCGTGATCGGCCAGTCGAACCGCTTCGCGCACGCCGCGGCGGTGGCGGTCGCCGAGGCGCCGGCCAAGGCCTACAACCCGCTGTTCATCTACGGCGACTCCGGTCTGGGCAAGACGCACCTGCTCCACGCGATCGGCCACTACGCCCGGCGTCTCTACAGCGGGATCCGCGTCCGGTACGTGAACTCCGAGGAATTCACGAACGACTTCATCAACTCCATCCGCGACGACGAGGGCACCAGCTTCAAGCAGATGTACCGGAACGTGGATGTGCTGCTGATCGACGACATCCAGTTCCTGGCCGGCAAGGACGCGACGATGGAGGAGTTCTTCCACACGTTCAACGCCCTGCACCAGAACAACAAGCAGGTGGTCATCACCAGCGATCAGCCGCCCAAGGCACTGGACGGCTTCGAGGACCGGCTGAAGTCGCGGTTCGAGTGGGGCCTCCTCACCGACATCCAGCCCCCGGAGCTCGAGACCCGTATCGCCATCCTCCGCAAGAAGGCTCTCAGCGAAGGGCTCTCCGCGCCGGACGAGGCGCTCGAGTACATCGCCTCGCGGATCTCCAGCAACATCCGTGAACTCGAAGGCGCTCTCATCCGCGTGACCGCCTTCGCCAGCCTGAACCGTCAGCCGGTGGATGTGGCCCTGGCCGAGATGGTCCTCAAGGATCTCATCACCGATGAGGGCGCTCAGGAGATCACGGCTTCCCAGATCCTCGACGCCACGGCGGACTACTTCAAGCTGTCCCTGGACGAGCTGTGCAGCAAGTCCCGGACACGCACCCTGGTGACGGCCCGTCAGATCGCCATGTACCTCTGCCGCGAGCTCACGGACATGTCGCTTCCGAAGATCGGTCAGGAGATCGGCGGACGGGACCACACCACGGTGATGCACGCCGATCGGAAGATCCGCGAACTCATGAGCGAACGCCGTCAGATCTTCAACCAGGTCACCGAGCTGACCAACAAGATCAAGCAGCAGCAGCGCGAGGCCTGAGGGCCTTCGCGGAACCCACTCCTTATTAACTTAACAACACCTGTGGATAAACCTGGGGACAGTTAAGTGGAGAAGCCGCCGCGATGGTCTTAAAACCTCCCTCGGCGCTGTGGATCCCCGAAATGGCGCGGAACGACTGCCCACAGGCCTGCTGCGGTTGTCGGCATTAACGCCCACAGCGGGTCAACAGGACACTTCCGCGGAAAGACGCGGCAGGATCCAGTTATCCACAGAATCCACAGCAGTTATTAACACTACGAATCCCAAAAGATCTGAAATTCGTGAGATAACAACTTCCCTCCGCTCCGGCACGCGTCCACCGAAGACCACGGGACCTCCGGCCCGGCGCGGTGAGCACCCCATCGACAGCCGGGTCCGCCGATCCGGCGGAACGCCCCTGGCCGACCGGATCCCGGGGGTGGACCCGGCATCTCCGGACCCACCCTGCTCCCGTGACCTCGACCACCCGTGCAGCACTTGCCCCCAGGGCCGGGTATTCTTGCAAGCTGAATCCGACTAAGCTGGGCGCAACGAGCTCCCGTACTTGAAAGGCGGCACCCTTCCGTGAAGTTCAGAGTTGAACGGGACGTTCTCGCCGAGGCAGTGAGCTGGGCAGCACGCTCACTTTCTCCCCGGCCTCCGGTACCGGTTCTCTCTGGTCTGCTCCTCAAGGCCGAGCACGGAACGGTCAGCCTCTCGAGCTTCGACTACGAAACCTCCGCACGTCTGGAGATCCCCGCCGAGATCCGCGACGAGGGCACCATCCTTGTCTCCGGGCGTCTGCTCGCCGACATCTGCCGCAGCCTTCCTTCCGCGCCGGTCGACATCGAGACCGACGGGTCCAAAGTCACGCTGACCTGCCGCCGCAGCTCGTTCCACCTGGCCACCATGCCGGAGAACGAATATCCGGCCCTGCCGGCACTCCCGGACAGCAACGGCATGGTCGACGGCGCCGCGTTCTCGCAGGCCGTCAGCCAGGTGATCATCGCCGCCAGCAAGGACGACACCCTGCCGATCCTCACCGGTGTGCGGCTCGAATTCGAGGACGACCTCATCACCTTCCTCGCCACCGACCGCTATCGCCTGGCCATGAAGGAACTCCCCTGGGCGCCCACCACTCCCGGACAGTCCATGTCCGCGCTGGTCAAAGCCAAGACCCTCAACGAAGTCGCCAAGACCCTCGGCGGCAGCGGCGAGCTGAAGCTCGCGATCACCCAGGACGACTCCCGGCTGATAGCCTTCGAAAGCGCCGGCCGTGCCACGACGTCCTTGCTGGTCGACGGCGACTACCCCAAGATCCGTTCACTCTTCCCGGAAACCACGGCCATCCATGCCGTGGTCAACACCTCCGAACTCGTGGAGGCCGTCCGCCGTGTCTCGCTCGTCGCCGAGCGGAACACCCCGGTGCGTCTGGCCTTCACTGATGGACAAGTCCACCTCGATGCCGGCACGGGCGAAGACGCCCAGGCCTCCGAAGAGCTGGAAGCACGTTTGGAAGGCGAGGACATCACGGTCGCGTTCAACCCGGGTTATCTGATCGAGGGCCTGAGCGTCATCGAAACCCGGTTC
Above is a window of Arthrobacter sp. Y-9 DNA encoding:
- a CDS encoding ParB/RepB/Spo0J family partition protein gives rise to the protein MSEKRRGLGRGLGALIPNAADAGNAAPATRPVDLFFPAPQRTRVQEDAPAAEQKNADVQEAAAAEKPQKPAQRTAKAADTPEAGKASARAVTAEESPAKKAPSRTSKTASESAAVAAEKPAKSRRPKSSESATPDSTTSAAAPAAPEPTDPQDGLVPVPGAQFAEIPVGDISPNPRQPRQEFDEQDMAELVHSVREIGVLQPIVVRRKPEGSGFELVMGERRWRASQEAGLETVPAIIRETTDDDLLRDALLENLHRSQLNPIEEAAAYQQLLEDFGATHEELADRIGRSRPQVSNTIRLLKLPPLVQRRVAAGVLSAGHARALLGLPDAPAMERLAQRIVAEGLSVRATEEAVVLFQDPADPKRPAAPRNTARHERLDYLATSLADRLDTNVKITLGARKGRVSIEFASVDDLNRIMDVINPS
- a CDS encoding ParA family protein, which translates into the protein MSERESTVHRIPPFVQLGSARSTEVRSVPTRPAPKKPNSVDNSSKEGVSRETPAKKASTVIDSIDESSPIARQLASETRRREKLAGRVLPKPKATRIFTVSNQKGGVGKTTTTVNIAAALASAGLNVLVIDIDPQGNASTALGIEHHAEVDSIYDVLINDLPLAEVVAECPDIDRLQCAPATIHLAGAEIELVSLVAREQRLRRAIDVYAKHREQQGLERLDFIFIDCPPSLGLLTVNAFCAAQEVLIPIQCEYYALEGLSQLLKNIEMIQKHLNGDLRVSTILLTMYDGRTNLAAQVAAEVREHFPQEVLSAVIPRSVRISEAPSYQQTVLTYDPNSSGALSYLEAAAEIAERS
- the yidC gene encoding membrane protein insertase YidC, encoding MDIFGAILAPFKWLVSIVMLGFHEAFTFLGLPSESGWTWTLSIIGLVVVIRAALIPVFVKQIRAQRGMQLLQPDLKKLQEKYKGKTDQLSRQAMAQEQMALYKKHGTNPFSACLPMLIQMPFFFSLFQVLSGISQAKEKGEGISALSHENVVEFDKSSIFGAPLSSALLHGGGVSVWILSIIMILAMTASQFITQKQIMAKNMSEEALASPFMRQQKMLLYILPVVFGVGGINFPIGVLIYWTVSNLWTMGQQFYVIRRMPTPGSQAARELNERRKAKGLAPIDVTTGKKVAPEDIPAEPEKPKGQRYQPSRKNNRKKKK
- the rnpA gene encoding ribonuclease P protein component, which translates into the protein MLPAQNRLRLPADFSTTLRSGVRVGRRNLVLSACLSSPDASGRFGFIVSKAVGNAVVRNLVKRRLREIGARLLQEHPTGIDVVVRSLPAAAQADWEELVADMEQAFAVAQRRLAAHTRERAGADTASGEVRA
- a CDS encoding R3H domain-containing nucleic acid-binding protein — protein: MSVETPAEETAVTEAPENVNRLDEEGDVAADYLEELLDIADIDGDIDIEVRNGRTYISIEADGDDHGLNNLVGEDGEVLEALQELARLAVLSATENRSRLVLDINGYRRGRTVELSKIAQDAVDRVKSDGGRVALAPMSAYERKIVHDAVAELGFVSESEGEGPRRHIVVSAD
- the yidD gene encoding membrane protein insertion efficiency factor YidD, giving the protein MNVAAAVVRGVIDLPRNILIGALKLYRLAVSPLYGQVCRYFPSCSAYALEAVTVHGAVKGGWLAGKRLCHCHPWSEGGLDPVPSGGRSWPVDRVPRIIMLNHPHDYLPQDAEPGPAAAKTTEEERRSAA
- the dnaA gene encoding chromosomal replication initiator protein DnaA — translated: MRMDESNHADTVGGPWRQVVHLLERDPQVSPRQRAFVSLAQAQGLVGSTLLVAVPNEMTRDVLINQVKDSLDAALREVFSDEIRCAIDVDANLSPVAPAVPAAVVIPEELDVETPAAEVRAQPTPPSTSQEFGRLNPKYLFDTFVIGQSNRFAHAAAVAVAEAPAKAYNPLFIYGDSGLGKTHLLHAIGHYARRLYSGIRVRYVNSEEFTNDFINSIRDDEGTSFKQMYRNVDVLLIDDIQFLAGKDATMEEFFHTFNALHQNNKQVVITSDQPPKALDGFEDRLKSRFEWGLLTDIQPPELETRIAILRKKALSEGLSAPDEALEYIASRISSNIRELEGALIRVTAFASLNRQPVDVALAEMVLKDLITDEGAQEITASQILDATADYFKLSLDELCSKSRTRTLVTARQIAMYLCRELTDMSLPKIGQEIGGRDHTTVMHADRKIRELMSERRQIFNQVTELTNKIKQQQREA
- the rsmG gene encoding 16S rRNA (guanine(527)-N(7))-methyltransferase RsmG, with protein sequence MSPIEDESAQNLESAPEVSAADATLTDGEREAAQRIFGDRLPLAERYVEHLATSGIERGLLGPREVPRLWSRHVLNCAVIESCIAEDAVVADVGSGAGLPGLCLAIARPDLKLTLIEPLERRCIWLQEVIDDLGLDNVVVWRGRAEAAVGLEDFTVVTARAVSALDKLARLTLPLLAGRGELVAIKGRSAQEEIEKAQKVLRKLGAVKTDIVICGEGLLEESTTVVRVKVGKEN
- the dnaN gene encoding DNA polymerase III subunit beta; translated protein: MKFRVERDVLAEAVSWAARSLSPRPPVPVLSGLLLKAEHGTVSLSSFDYETSARLEIPAEIRDEGTILVSGRLLADICRSLPSAPVDIETDGSKVTLTCRRSSFHLATMPENEYPALPALPDSNGMVDGAAFSQAVSQVIIAASKDDTLPILTGVRLEFEDDLITFLATDRYRLAMKELPWAPTTPGQSMSALVKAKTLNEVAKTLGGSGELKLAITQDDSRLIAFESAGRATTSLLVDGDYPKIRSLFPETTAIHAVVNTSELVEAVRRVSLVAERNTPVRLAFTDGQVHLDAGTGEDAQASEELEARLEGEDITVAFNPGYLIEGLSVIETRFVRFSFTSAPKPAMLTAQAELEGEDSDDYRYLVMPVRLPN
- the rpmH gene encoding 50S ribosomal protein L34; this translates as MSKRTFQPNNRRRAKKHGFRLRMRTRAGRAILAARRGKGRTELSA